A genome region from Naumovozyma castellii chromosome 5, complete genome includes the following:
- the BTN2 gene encoding Btn2p — protein MFAAMNTPCIFEQQQQQPFPAFSQAAFPCGEAPCLSFAPQQRRQQPAFKSYSNQQRFNPYFDKQAKNDAKSINYTLVEKESSYVLTLQKRLARDALVDAVYNSISLSTPKYRMVQDFFGNSFYVKEDGPQQPTEEEIAVIGRKLARKEFQDYEIELNHLGNELKINSDKDKISKVFAFSETTIDDFDILKCGIDDTDEQYVVLKLKLTKTPMKNQSGDLANLIQWAEGSKSTDAQLQQQEQQIRLEKQRHEQEQKKIRKEQDRVRKAKLEQEKAKRLEQIRLRKIEEEKAKRLEQAKKEEEENRVREQAEQLEREKADSLRREQQLQEWRALELQMRQEQEAAEKERKLNEKKASSSATSYSNNTPIKININFNEKPHDDASASKVQRKSTSTGPILENVEDAEEDRYRSQLDRTPNGTSIIEDI, from the coding sequence ATGTTTGCTGCTATGAATACTCCTTGCATTTTTgaacagcaacaacaacaaccattCCCAGCCTTCTCTCAAGCTGCCTTCCCATGTGGTGAAGCACCTTGTTTATCCTTTGCTCCACAACAGAGAAGACAACAACCTGCATTCAAATCATATTCTAATCAACAAAGGTTTAATccatattttgataaacAGGCTAAGAATGATGCtaaatcaatcaattaCACATTGGTGGAGAAGGAATCCTCATATGTCTTGACTTTACAAAAAAGATTGGCAAGAGATGCATTGGTGGATGCTGTTTATAATTCGATCTCTTTGTCTACGCCCAAATATAGAATGGTTCAAGATTTCTTTGGTAACAGCTTTTACGTGAAGGAAGATGGGCCTCAACAACCTACCGAAGAGGAAATTGCTGTTATTGGTAGGAAATTAGCCAGAAAGGAATTCCAAGATTAcgaaattgaattgaatcACTTAGGtaatgaattgaagattAATAGTGATAAAGATAAGATTTCTAAAGTGTTTGCTTTCAGTGAGACGACTATTGACGActttgatattttgaagtgTGGTATTGATGATACTGATGAACAATATGTcgttttgaaattgaagttgACGAAGACTCCAATGAAGAATCAATCTGGTGATCTAGCTAATTTAATTCAATGGGCTGAAGGTTCAAAATCAACGGATGCTcaactacaacaacaagaacaacaaattaGACTGGAAAAGCAAAGACACGAACAAgaacagaagaagattagAAAGGAGCAAGATCGTGTAAGAAAAGCCAAACTTGAACAAGAGAAAGCCAAACGTCTGGAACAAATTCGTTTAAGAAAGatagaagaagagaaggcTAAGCGTCTAGAACaagcaaagaaagaagaggaagagaaTAGAGTTAGAGAACAAGCTGAACAACTTGAACGCGAAAAGGCGGATTCCTTGAGAAGagaacaacaattacaagAATGGAGAGCATTGGAACTTCAAATGCgtcaagaacaagaagctgctgaaaaggaaagaaaattaaacGAAAAGAAAGCTTCAAGCTCTGCCACTTCGTATTCGAACAATACTCCAATCAAGATCAATATAAATTTTAACGAAAAACCACATGATGATGCTAGTGCTAGCAAAGTTCAAAGGAAGAGCACATCCACTGGACCCATACTAGAAAATGTGGAAGACGCTGAGGAGGACAGATACAGAAGTCAACTGGACAGGACGCCCAACGGCACATCtatcattgaagatatatAA